In bacterium, a genomic segment contains:
- a CDS encoding aldo/keto reductase: MLTKNFLGSTELEVSKLGFGTYRVDARVKTHEQALSYALDQGVNLIDTSSNYMHGYSEQLIGQVIHGKIKKGQLKRQDCVIVSKAGYVQGETLEKTKQHAETYGQALVKINDQHWHCLAPHFIQQQIDQSLQRMQLDQIDVYLLHNPEYLLPSLGEEKFYSVIELAFAALEKAVTEGKIKYYGVSSNTFASKDNQVNLDQVWTCANAVNPKHHFRVIEFPLNLFESSAAVDKDINLLEKAQMYGLGTLANRPLNAFTPAKELFRLVSFKIDKKDEVLLDKELAKHLQALVQWEKEFNQIPMDEKVQPFFLGHVLYAQKENITDLFQWQDLYRYQIHPLLENSIKQLSQIDEIRTWLDEYMTQSMQLIKIYTESLSLKAQKKSEALMHWLDEQNQGLKQFKSLSQKVLSVYQSLPELSSVLVGMREEKYVEDVLNSQADLDEEQAKAILQGFKDIAS; this comes from the coding sequence ATGTTAACAAAGAATTTTTTAGGCAGTACAGAGTTAGAAGTATCCAAGCTAGGCTTTGGAACCTATAGGGTTGATGCTAGAGTCAAAACCCATGAGCAAGCCTTATCTTATGCTTTGGACCAAGGTGTTAACTTAATTGATACCAGCAGCAATTACATGCATGGTTATTCAGAGCAGTTGATTGGGCAAGTCATCCATGGCAAGATCAAAAAAGGTCAATTAAAGAGGCAAGACTGCGTCATTGTCAGCAAAGCCGGTTATGTTCAAGGTGAAACCTTAGAAAAAACCAAACAGCATGCAGAAACCTATGGCCAAGCCTTGGTTAAAATCAACGATCAACATTGGCATTGCCTGGCACCACATTTTATTCAACAGCAAATTGATCAGTCTTTACAGCGCATGCAGCTCGATCAGATTGACGTTTATTTGCTGCACAACCCTGAATATCTTTTGCCAAGCTTGGGGGAGGAAAAATTTTATAGCGTTATTGAGTTGGCATTTGCAGCTTTGGAAAAGGCAGTAACAGAAGGCAAGATCAAATATTATGGTGTTTCATCCAATACCTTTGCAAGCAAAGACAATCAGGTCAATTTAGATCAAGTATGGACCTGTGCCAATGCGGTGAATCCCAAACATCATTTTAGAGTGATTGAGTTTCCTTTAAACTTGTTTGAGTCATCAGCAGCTGTGGATAAAGATATCAATCTATTAGAAAAAGCGCAGATGTATGGTTTAGGGACCTTGGCCAACAGACCGCTTAATGCGTTTACCCCAGCAAAAGAGCTGTTTCGTTTGGTGAGCTTTAAAATTGATAAAAAAGATGAGGTTCTTTTAGATAAAGAATTGGCCAAGCATTTACAGGCCTTGGTTCAGTGGGAAAAAGAATTCAATCAAATCCCCATGGATGAAAAAGTCCAACCGTTTTTTCTTGGCCATGTTTTGTATGCGCAAAAAGAAAACATCACGGATCTGTTTCAATGGCAGGACTTGTACCGCTATCAAATTCATCCTTTGCTAGAAAACAGCATTAAACAGCTCAGTCAAATTGATGAAATCAGAACCTGGTTGGATGAATACATGACCCAATCCATGCAGTTGATTAAAATATATACAGAGTCTTTAAGCTTAAAAGCGCAAAAAAAATCAGAAGCTTTAATGCATTGGCTAGATGAACAAAACCAAGGTTTAAAACAGTTTAAAAGCCTTTCACAAAAAGTTTTGTCCGTGTATCAATCTTTGCCGGAGTTGAGTTCAGTCTTGGTAGGGATGCGTGAAGAAAAATATGTTGAGGATGTTTTAAACAGTCAAGCAGATTTAGATGAAGAGCAAGCAAAAGCAATTTTACAAGGTTTTAAGGATATCGCTTCATGA